Genomic segment of Primulina tabacum isolate GXHZ01 chromosome 11, ASM2559414v2, whole genome shotgun sequence:
GAAAAATCAGCAATTTTCAGTCTCATTAACAGTTTTCAGTACCATGACAGTATTTTTCGGTGTCATACCAACGGTACATAGAAATAAAACTCAAagcaaaaaagaaaattaaaattaatgcgTCTTAACCAAAAATAAGTGGACCAAACCAAAATAGACAAATTAGTGGAAAAAAGTTATTTTTCCGAACTAATTTAACAAAGTTTTTTTACAGCTAATTGCTGATATACAaattatctcaacttatttttttaagaacaaCCTTATCTAAATTACAAAAAAGCATTACACAACgtagtaaattttaaaaataaataaaaaatattatattttgaaatatttgttcTAATTAATTTAAGGAAATATTAGAAAAATATTCTGTAAAAATTTTAGTTTCACTATGATTTCTAGattaatttttacaaaaatcacctaataacaAAACCATTTAATTCATACGAATACCTATAGCTTTGCTTGCAGGTGCCAAGTGCTTTTCAGAGTTGAGCAGATTGATATTTGGCGAtagatttaagaaaaaaaatgaaaaaaattaaaataaattcaattttctTCGAACTTGAAAACTTTACGAGAAATATAACATGGATTGTAACTTGAATATGGCGAAGAACTAATCTAGTATCATTCTTGCTACAGTGGCATCGCTCAGAATCACGATATTGAGGCATCTTTTCATGTGAAAGATATGTCGTGTTTGACTcgagttttaaaataattataatatcgTCTATCAAATGTATCATTCGTCATCTCGTCCGACAGAGTAAGAAAATTTTGGAAGCAATCACCACTAGTGGTGGCATCCAatttcatttttcaccaaaacttGGGTTGATTTTCATAGGAGAATCATCCCCCAAATAGGATCTTGGGAAAACCCATTACTTTCAAGGATGAAATCTCAAGGGTTTAAATGTTCTCAATATACAGTTAGTTCGCAATAGTTAAATTACCCTTAGGCATTAAGTTTGGATCCCATATTTTGCTAACAAATATTTCTATTTTGTATCTGCAGGCAACCGCTTGCCACTAGGCTCTATATATGCTCACCTTTGCTTCTTTCCCTTCTTCCTCTTGTTATTATTGTTGCTACTGCTTCCACCGGCACCGTTGGGGCTAAATCCAGATGGGTTCTCGGATGTGGCGCCGGAGACATTTTCGAACATGCCACTTTGCATAGCATTTTGTAACCATTCGAAAAATTCCTCCTCGGATATTCGTCTCTTCTGTATGGGGTCCGGGAATCCCACCCCTTTGCCCTGAGTTAGTTCCCCTTGTGCGTCCATTTCTTGTAACCGCGTTGGTGTTCACTTGAAATGTGGGCTTGTGGGTATTGGCGGTACACCTCATTCCCTGAATCAATACGGAACAAAATGCTGAATAGAGATGAATCACATGAACTGAATAATAGTTCAAATATCATTAGTGAGCTTCCAAATTCGATTAGAACAGGGACGTGAATGAAAACACGCCCTCAAATTTGATAGATTTACAAGTTCTTTATTCCCGTTTAGAAACCATACACTTTAACGACACAGAAAAAGTGTGATATGTACCTTTTTACAGCCAATAGAAAATAGTTACCTGACAATGGTACCATTCAGTAGCATCATACACCTTTCCAGCAGCACATACATAAGCAGAGGGATTGTCTACCTgagaattttaatatataagttGATAGCAAGAAAAGAGAATTATTTTCTGGGCGTTGTTACTAAAAAATGCAGCATCAAAATCTCTTCTTTCAGTGCATACCTTCTGCAGCATTCCGAAGAACAAGGGCTGTGAAGACTGCTCGACCCATCCATCCCCATCTTTAGCTGGATGAAAATCTTGGCATTCCTTAAATCGAGTATAGCAGAACCAAAATCAGAATCCCCATAACAGATATCATCATTGACAAAAAGAAAAAGTCCATAACAAAAAGAAAGACCAAGTCTCTCTTCGAAGTTCGAACACTTTTCACCTTGAAACAGTTTTTATTTGACATTCAAAAGACGAGTGAAAAACCTGGCACCATCTTGCTCTGGATTTTAATTTCTTGGTATGAACCCAGATGTGGAAAAGGCCACATTTTTTGCATGCAATTCGTCTCGACTCTCCCATTGGGTCCTCATCATCTTCAGTACGCGCAAAGTTTGAGGTAAACAGGCCACGCCTTTtattctgaaaaaaaaaattcaaagatCAATCAAAGTAATAAGCTAGTAGCATTACTTATAGCCTATATTTAGTAAGCTGGACGACTATGTGTTAGGGACTTGGGTGTATTGAGCCTTAATGAACTGGGCCAACGTATACGTCTAGTTAGTAAGAGAATTCTAGAGGTATTAACTTGGGGAAATGGGGAAGGGAATATAAGAGGAAGTTGGTTTGAGTGGGGAAGGCAGTTTTTTCTTTGTCTTGAGTGTGTTACTAGCTTAGGCTAGGGAAAATACTAGCATTAGGGTAGGGTTTGTATACATAGTTTATCTTTGGGAATAGTTTACATTCTAATTGCAATataattccatttcttttcacaCAAAATAGATATAAACCACCGAAGTAATAAATAGTAATTACAGTGTAACTGTAAGAATGCGAGAACTAGACATTCTTGGAGGATCCTAATCACCACAAAATATTTGATGTGCCAAGCAGTGAATAAATGGAGATTTCCAATAGAAGTTGCATGTGAATAAAAGCGAAGGGGAAAGCTCAAACCTCATGAGAAGCattttgaaatttgcggaaataaTTAAGCAGCTCTTCCCTTCTTAACTCATCATCATATTCTTTACGCTTGAAGGAATCGAGCAAAACCTAAGAAAAAAGTCGTAcccaaaatatttattaatcaGCATCATCAAAGCTCTGTATATAGAAAAATAGAACAGACAGATTAAAAGAATGGAGACAGAGAGAAATACCTCATAAGCATTCTGAAGTTTCTTGAAAGCTTCAGCAGACTTTtcatcacccatatttttaTCGGGATGAACAAGCATTGCCTGAACCAAAAAATGTAGTCAACTGAAAAACATTTGTATCAGTTATTAGCCTTTAAGCCTAACATATTCTAGTTCATCACTAATATACAGTAATACGCACATCATAACTGGTTAATACTCTAAACTGCTTACAAGATTATAATGATGAAAAACTATCACACACTACAGATATCTAGTATTTACCTTTTTCCTATATTCCTTCTTTATAGCCAAAACATCTATATTTTCAAATCGTGACAATCCCAATGCTGAGTAATGATCTGTACATTTCAGCAACCTTACAACTTCATCTTCCGATGTCATTTCAAAATCGGATCCACTGGTTGAAGGTACCCCTGGGCTACGATCAGGCGGACCAGTAGTATTGGTTTCGGAGTATGAAGCATGTTGGAACTCGTTCGGATGAAAGCTTGGTTGTCCTCGCATCCCGGTAGCCTGCTCTGGTGAGCTGTTTGGTGTTCTTTGCTCATTTATGATACTCCTCAGGAAAAATAGCAGAGCATCACTTGATATAAATGATAAGTTCATAGCCAAAACTAACCCCAGCCATCCAACATAAGTGAAGGCACAATACACGGAATACACAGTCATAATAAAAAGTGCGATCCGATCATGACTTAGTATGAATGCCAATCCTGCATTTTCATGATTCACCAATCTCAATTCTCAGTGTCATGATACTAAAAATCAGAAGCTTTCTAAAGAGAAATATACTGATAATTACGAAAACGGTCACCTCCAAGGAAGATGACAAGTCCTGTAGTCCAAAAGCTTCCATAAAACCACAGGATAACCGTTCCAACAATGCCGATAAAAACAACAGCGAGCATGAGGCCGAGAAATAATCCAGTAGCCGCAGCTACAGCCtgcaataaaaatttaaataagaaagtttacaacttaaaaaaaatactg
This window contains:
- the LOC142517885 gene encoding LOW QUALITY PROTEIN: uncharacterized protein LOC142517885 (The sequence of the model RefSeq protein was modified relative to this genomic sequence to represent the inferred CDS: deleted 1 base in 1 codon); its protein translation is MAKKGSQQRNGFDQRSTNYKRAVSGPGTVPLTTEESGDAKGEKVTLGEGPTNECHLESCTDSIDDPDRTQFGKTSKKKSKKSQRKERKDADETVRDQSLPSKESTEAGKTDENIEDTSKTRDKYMSPDDICHSNGTNSSGNLPNGLHMNGGLDNAEFPQTVIFKFLRTVVFSVARKSAEWLERSKPSFVILKANILKARDHVQVKIQHAQPVVFRWIKHFGKIILLLFMVWLDCTLRGFDSFLRMGTTSFFSIVWCSALSVIAMAGIGKFLMVLAVAAATGLFLGLMLAVVFIGIVGTVILWFYGSFWTTGLVIFLGGLAFILSHDRIALFIMTVYSVYCAFTYVGWLGLVLAMNLSFISSDALLFFLRSIINEQRTPNSSPEQATGMRGQPSFHPNEFQHASYSETNTTGPPDRSPGVPSTSGSDFEMTSEDEVVRLLKCTDHYSALGLSRFENIDVLAIKKEYRKKAMLVHPDKNMGDEKSAEAFKKLQNAYEVLLDSFKRKEYDDELRREELLNYFRKFQNASHENKRRGLFTSNFARTEDDEDPMGESRRIACKKCGLFHIWVHTKKLKSRARWCQECQDFHPAKDGDGWVEQSSQPLFFGMLQKVDNPSAYVCAAGKVYDATEWYHCQGMRCTANTHKPTFQVNTNAVTRNGRTRGTNSGQRGGIPGPHTEETISEEEFFEWLQNAMQSGMFENVSGATSENPSGFSPNGAGGSSSNNNNKRKKGKKQR